In one Drosophila albomicans strain 15112-1751.03 chromosome X, ASM965048v2, whole genome shotgun sequence genomic region, the following are encoded:
- the LOC117563360 gene encoding neuropathy target esterase sws isoform X3, with protein MRMYWYGALLVIGVLFLAWFLYFKRLARLRLRDEIARSLSAVTSASGGDHRGLRFRKRDKMLFYGRRMLRKMKNVSGQMYSSGKGYKRRAVMRFARRILQLQRENRPLEMKTVEPPAEYLEETIEGSERVPPDALYMLQSIRIFGHFEKPIFLKLCKHTQLLQLMAGDYLFKITDPDDSVYIVQSGLINVYICNADGSTLSLKTVRKGESVTSLLSFIDVLSGNSSYYKTVTAKAIEKSVVIRLPMQAFEEVFEENPDVMIRVIQVIMIRLQRVLFTALRNYLGLNAELVQNHMRSKVSVVPGSVPGTVLSQASQVSRPLPVRRTPSPLSRHSREEHTLSDPDPNPNALNLAEVHGDAPYIDLYHHHQQQQQQQQQQQQQSSSASVNQNQNAARRGSTTYAPSVESPSGNLNSAITSIDQRLVQSSAVESLRRELGLGEEDAHIIEPFVEVRELEPNVTLITEGNADDVCVWFVMTGTLAVYQSNADATRALKQDNTNDMLIHFVHPGEIVGGLAMLTGEASAYTIKARNHSRIAFIRRAAIYQIMRQRPRIVLDLGNGVVRRLSPLVRQCDYALDWIFLESGRAVYRQDESSDSTYIVLSGRMRSVITHPGGKKEIVGEYGKGDLVGIVEMITETSRTTTVMAVRDSELAKLPEGLFNAIKLRYPIVVTRLISFLSHRFLGSMQTRGSNSSGAPVEANPVTHKYSTVALVPITDDVPLTPFTYELYHSLCAIGPVLRLTSEVVRKQLGVNIFETANEYRLTSWLAQQEDRNIITLYQCDSSLSPWTQRCMRQADVVLIVGLGERSHLVGKFEREIDKLAMRTQKELVLLYPETTNAKPANTLSWLNARPWVTKHHHVLCVKRIFTRKSQYRINDLYSRVLLSEPNMHSDFSRLARWLTGNSIGLVLGGGGARGAAHIGMLKAIQEAGIPIDMVGGVSIGALMGALWCSERNITTVTQKAREWSKKMTKWFLQLLDLTYPITSMFSGREFNKTIHDTFGDVSIEDLWIPYFTLTTDITASCHRIHTNGSLWRYVRSSMSLSGYMPPLCDPQDGHLLLDGGYVNNLPADVMHNLGAAHIIAIDVGSQDDTDLTNYGDDLSGWWLLYKKWNPFTSPVKVPDLPDIQSRLAYVSCVRQLEEVKNSDYCEYIRPPIDKYKTLAFGSFDEIRDVGYVFGKNYFDGMAKAGRLGRFNQWFNKEPPKRGNHASLNEYTFIDLAQIVCKLPETYVQQPLDIFSEDEDFDGYISEPTTLNTDRRRIQVPRAGNSLSFSETEMDSDVEIDLELERKVDKATQSTPPTPTKQNALTPSTSHGNLSPVHLNALVPGLKPLDLVDQVDKPTTVESSLDQDSTMTLQAAAAVMSEATTQTAPPSSEDEEATTDVKDEDKSNKDNEQLEKKDGNKQDKKDKNAELNDK; from the exons ATGCGA ATGTATTGGTACGGTGCACTGCTTGTGATTGGCGTGCTCTTTCTTGCCTGGTTCCTCTACTTCAAACGTCTGGCTCGTCTGCGTTTGCGCGATGAGATCGCGCGTTCCCTGAGTGCCGTTACGTCCGCCTCGGGCGGCGATCATCGGGGCCTGCGCTTTCGTAAGCGCGACAAAATGCTCTTCTATGGCCGGCGCATGCTGCGCAAAATGAAGAACGTGAGCGGACAAATGTACAGCAGCGGCAAAGGCTATAAGCGACGTGCCGTTATGCGTTTCGCCCGTCGCATCCTTCAGCTGCAACGTGAGAATCGTCCGCTCGAAATGAAGACCGTCGAACCGCCAGCCGAATATCTGGAGGAGACGATCGAGGGCAGCGAACGTGTGCCGCCCGATGCCCTCTATATGCTGCAGAGCATCCGCATCTTCGGGCACTTTGAGAAACCGATTTTCCTCAAGCTGTGCAAGCACACACAGTTGCTTCAACTGATGGCCGGCGATTATCTGTTCAAGATCACCGATCCCGATGACAGTGTGTACATCGTGCAGTCGGGTCTGATCAATGTGTACATCTGCAACGCCGATGGCAGCACGCTCTCGCTGAAGACGGTGCGCAAGGGAGAGTCGGTGACGTCGCTGCTCAGCTTCATCGATGTGCTGTCCGGGAACTCGAGCTACTACAAGACGGTCACGGCGAAGGCCATCGAGAAATCCGTAGTCATACGGCTGCCCATGCAG GCCTTTGAGGAGGTCTTTGAGGAGAATCCGGACGTTATGATACGTGTGATACAAGTGATAATGATACGTCTACAGCGTGTGCTCTTCACCGCGCTGCGCAACTACCTCGGCCTCAATGCGGAGCTCGTTCAGAATCACATGCGCAGCAAGGTTAGTGTTGTGCCTGGTTCAGTACCCGGCACCGTTTTGTCACAAGCATCGCAGGTCTCACGACCGTTGCCCGTGCGTCGGACGCCGTCGCCATTGTCGCGGCATTCGCGGGAGGAGCACACACTGTCCGATCCGGATCCCAATCCCAACGCTTTAAACTTGGCCGAAGTGCATGGCGATGCGCCCTACATTGATCTgtaccatcatcatcagcagcagcagcagcagcaacaacagcagcagcagcaatcgagCTCCGCTTCTgtcaatcaaaatcaaaatgcagCACGTCGCGGCTCCACAACTTATGCGCCCAGCGTGGAATCGCCAAGTGGTAATCTAAATTCGGCCATCACATCAATTGATCAGCGGCTGGTGCAATCGTCGGCTGTGGAGAGTTTGCGACGTGAGCTGGGACTTGGCGAGGAGGATGCGCATATTATTGAACCGTTTGTTGAGGTGCGCGAACTCGAACCGAATGTCACACTCATCACCGAGGGCAATGCCGACGATGTTTGCGTGTGGTTCGTCATGACCGGCACCCTGGCGGTCTATCAGAGCAATGCGGATGCCACCCGTGCCCTCAAGCAGGACAACACCAACGATATGCTCATTCACTTTGTCCATCCGGGAGAAATTGTCGGAGGTCTGGCGATGTTGACGGGGGAGGCGAGCGCTTATACCATCAAGGCGCGCAATCACAGTCGCATCGCTTTCATACGACGTGCCGCCATCTATCA AATCATGCGACAACGTCCTCGCATTGTGCTCGATCTGGGTAATGGTGTGGTGCGTCGACTGTCGCCGCTGGTGCGTCAATGTGACTATGCCTTGGACTGGATATTTCTGGAGTCGGGACGTGCCGTCTATCGACAGGACGAGAGCAGCGATAGCACGTATATTGTGCTTAGTGGACGTATGCGTTCGGTGATCACACATCCGGGTGGTAAAAAGGAGATTGTCGGCGAGTATGGCAAAGGTGATCTGGTGGGCATTGTTGAGATGATCACTGAAACCTCACGCACCACCACCGTGATGGCGGTGCGTGATTCAGAGTTGGCCAAGCTGCCCGAGGGTCTATTCAATGCGATCAAATTACGCTACCCGATTGTGGTCACACGTCTCATCAGTTTCCTCAGTCATCGTTTTCTCGGCTCGATGCAAACGCGCGGCAGCAATTCATCCGGTGCGCCAGTCGAAGCGAATCCCGTAACGCACAAATACTCGACAGTGGCGCTCGTTCCGATCACTGACGATGTTCCGCTGACCCCATTCACCTACGAGCTCTATCACTCGCTCTGTGCCATAG GTCCCGTGCTGCGCCTAACCTCGGAGGTGGTGCGCAAACAGCTGGGCGTTAATATCTTTGAGACGGCCAACGAGTATCGTCTGACATCGTGGCTGGCCCAGCAAGAGGATCGCAACATCATAACGCTATATCAGTGTGACAGCTCGTTGAGTCCCTGGACACAGCGTTGTATGCGACAAGCGGATGTTGTGCTCATTGTCGGACTGGGCGAGCGTTCCCACTTGGTGGGCAAATTCGAGCGGGAGATCGACAAGCTGGCGATGCGCACACAGAAGGAGCTTGTGCTCCTCTATCCGGAGACGACGAATGCCAAGCCGGCGAACACGCTCAGCTGGCTGAATGCTCGACCCTGGGTAACGAAGCATCATCATGTGCTCTGCGTGAAGCGCATTTTTACGCGCAAAAGCCAATACCGCATT aATGATCTCTACAGTCGTGTATTGCTCTCTGAGCCGAATATGCATTCCGATTTCTCGCGTCTCGCCCGCTGGCTGACTGGTAACTCGATTGGCCTGGTGCTCGGTGGCGGGGGAGCGCGAGGTGCCGCCCACATTGGCATGCTGAAGGCGATACAGGAGGCGGGCATACCGATTGATATGGTCGGTGGCGTGAGCATTGGGGCGCTCATGGGCGCCCTCTGGTGTTCAGAGCGCAACATCACAACCGTTACGCAAAAGGCGCGCGAGTGGTCAAAA AAAATGACAAAATGGTTCCTGCAACTATTGGACCTCACCTATCCCATAACATCGATGTTTTCGGGCCGTGAGTTCAACAAGACGATACACGACACTTTCGGGGACGTAAGCATCGAGGATTTGTGGATACCCTACTTTACTTTAACCACAGATATTACGGCCAGTTGCCATCGCATTCACACCAACG GATCTCTGTGGCGCTATGTGCGCTCCTCAATGTCACTCAGCGGCTATATGCCACCGCTATGCGATCCACAAGATGGACATCTTCTGCTGGATGGCGGCTATGTAAATAATTTGCCAG CTGATGTGATGCATAATCTGGGCGCTGCGCACATTATCGCCATCGATGTGGGCTCCCAGGACGATACGGATCTGACCAATTATGGCGACGATCTCAGTGGCTGGTGGCTGCTCTATAAGAAATGGAATCCTTTCACATCGCCAGTCAAAGTGCCCGACCTGCCTGACATACAGTCGCGTCTCGCTTACGTTTCCTGCGTGCGTCAACTCGAG GAGGTAAAGAACTCGGATTATTGCGAGTACATTAGACCGCCCATCGACAAGTACAAGACTTTAGCCTTTGGCAGCTTCGATGAGATCCGCGATGTGGGCTATGTGTTTGGCAAGAACTACTTCGATGGCATGGCCAAAGCGGGTCGCTTGGGACGCTTCAATCAGTGGTTCAACAAGGAGCCACCGAAGCGCGGCAATCATGCCTCGCTCAACGAGTATACGTTCATTGATCTGGCGCAGATTGTGTGCAAATTGCCAGAGACGTATGTACAACAGCCGCTGGACATATTCAGCGAGGATGAGGACTTTGATGGCTACATCTCGGAGCCAACCACACTGAACACG GATCGTCGTCGGATTCAAGTGCCGCGTGCGGGCAATTCACTATCGTTCTCAGAGACTGAAATGGACTCGGATGTGGAGATCGATCTGGAGTTGGAACGGAAGGTGGACAAGGCCACACAATCGACGCCACCAACGCCAACGAAACAAAATGCACTGACGCCCTCAACTAGCCATGGCAATCTTTCACCCGTGCACTTGAACGCCCTTGTTCCGGGACTGAAGCCACTCGATCTGGTGGATCAAGTGGATAAGCCGACAACGGTGGAATCGTCCTTGGATCAGGATAGCACGATGACGCTGCAAGCCGCCGCTGCCGTGATGAGTGAGGCCACAACGCAAACAGCGCCACCTTCGAGCGAAGATGAGGAGGCAACAACGGATGTCAAGGATGAGGACAAGAGCAACAAGGACAACGAGCAGTTAGAGAAGAAGGATGGAAACAAACAGGATAAGAAAGACAAAAATGCGGAGTTGAATGACAAATAA